AGGCCTGCTGGATCTGGCCAACCGGGAAGCCGGAAACCTGGCCTATGGCCAGCAACGGCGCCTGGAGATCGCCCGCTGCATGGTAACGGAGCCCAAGCTGTTGATGCTCGACGAGCCGGCAGCCGGTCTCAACCCGGCGGAAACCAAGGAACTCAATCAGCTGATCGTCAGCCTGAAAGAGGACTACAACGTTTCCGTGGTGCTGATTGAGCACGACATGAGCCTGGTAATGGATATTTCCGATCGCATCAACGTCATCAACCAGGGCCGCCCCCTGGCCAGTGGCACTCCGGAAGAAATCCGCCAGAACGACGACGTGATCAAAGCCTATCTGGGCGAGGCCTGAGGTAAACACATGCTAGTACTAGAAGATGTCCATACCCATTACGGCAAGATCGAGGCCTTGCACGGCGTGTCTGTCGAGGTCAAAAAGGGTGAGATCGTCTCGCTGATCGGCGCCAACGGCGCGGGCAAGACTACCCTGCTGATGACCGTTTGCGGGAATCCCCAGGCCAGCTCAGGTCGCATTTTCCTGGAGGGCCGTGAGATCACCCGCGAACCCACCGCCCAGATCATGCGCTCCGGCATTGCCATCGTTCCCGAAGGACGGCGGATATTCTCAGGCCTCACCGTTGAGGAAAACCTCCATATGGGTGGTTTTTTCAACACCAAGACGGAAATCCGCAAGAGTATCGATCACGTCTATGAGCTCTTTCCGCGTCTTCAGGAGCGGGAACATCAGCGTGCCGGCACCATGTCCGGCGGTGAGCAGCAAATGCTCGCCATCGGGCGGGCCCTGATGAGCAAGCCGCGCATGATCATCCTCGACGAGCCCTCCCTGGGCCTGGCACCGCTGGTGATCAAGCAGATTTTCGAGATCATCGGCCAGCTTCGCGAGGAAGGCATCACCGTCTTCCTGGTCGAGCAGAATGCCCACCAGGCGCTGAATCTGGCTGACCGGGGCTACGTGTTGGAAACCGGCAAGATTCGCCTGCACGACACAGGCAAGAATCTGCTGGAAAACCCGGATGTCCAGAACGCCTATCTGGGCGGTTGATTCAAACTGTCCACAAGCTGCGTGGAACCGGTGCGTGGCAACATGCACCGGTTTTTTTGGGCCAAATCAAATACTCACCAATCTTTAAACTTGCGTTGGCTGGATATCAACTATACTCAGACCAACGGTCAACCTGTCTCCACAAGACCAGTCAGGGCCGTTTTCGCAATGCTGCTCCACGCTTGGGGCAGCATTGTGTATTGCGACGACAGCTTTAAACCACAGAAAGGAGTGGATAATGAAAAAACTGATCGCAGGTGCAATTCTTCTTGGTGCTTCCTCCATGGCCTTTGCCCAACCGGGTTGTGGTGTAGGCGCCATGATCTGGAAAGGACAGTCCGGTATTGCCCCCCACGTACTGGCTGCAACCACCAACGGAACCTTTGGTAACCAGACCTTCGGTATGACCACAGGCACCCTTGGCTGCCAGACCAACCAGTCTGTTCAATCCATGGCCATGTACATGGACAGCAACATCGACAAGGTTGCCCGTGACATGTCCCGCGGTTCCGGTGAAAACCTCGATACCCTTGCGGTATTGCTGGGCGTGGACGAAGCTGACCGTGACACCTTCCGCAAGGTGCTGCAGGACAACTTTGCCACCATCTTCCCGAGCTCTGACACCACCTCCGGCGAAGCGGTCGATGCCATCGTCGCGCTGCTGGAGAAAAACGAGTCACTCAGCAAATACGTAGCAGCCTGATCCAGGCTCGCTGAAGGGACGCGCTCTTGCGCCAGGGACGGCGCATCGCTCCACTCTCTACCGTTCAACCCCGGATGCAGCACATTCCATGGGCAACATGCTTCGCATTGGGCCAGTCCTGATCTGGCTCGCAGTCAGCCTGCCAACCCAGGCCGATACTCCTGCAGATACATCCGAGCTCCATCTTGACCCTGCCTGGCTCACACTGATCCATTACCAGCCCGACACCTTCGGCGATGGCTACACCAGCCAGGCAGACGACCCGGCCTTTTTTCTCAGCGAAGACGGCAAGCACTCGCCAAAGTCAGAGCTGCAGGCCACTCTGGAGGCAATACAGAAACCCGGCGAGGGTGATGACCACGCACGCTGCCAGTTTCCGGCAAGAACCACCTGGCTGCAGCAAGAGCTGAATCTGGCGCTGCCCGAAGTCAGCTGTCCCGGGTATCAGGAATGGTCTGAGACGCTCAACACCGAAACCGTGACCCTGGTGTTCGCCGCCTCCTACCTGAACAGCCCGTCTTCTATGTTCGGTCACACGTTCCTGCGCCTGGACCCGCCCCAGGACGACGAGGAAACCAATCTGCTGCTGGCCAACACGATTTCCTACGCAGCGGATGCTGCCGCTCACGACAGTGAACTACTGTTTGCCTACAAGGGTATTTTTGGCGGCTATCCCGGAATAACCACCGTCCAGCCCTACTACGAAAAAATACGGCTGTACTCGGACATCGAGCATCGGGACCTGTGGGAGTACAAACTGAACCTCACCCAGGAAGAAGTGGACCTGATGATCGCCCACGCCTGGGAAATCAGGGATCGTAACTTTGACTACTATTTCTTCGACGAGAACTGTGCCTACCGCCTGCTGGCACTGATAGACATCGCGCGCCCCGGCACAGACCTTCTGGGCGAAGTAAGCACTCACGCCATTCCCTCGGACACCGTCCGCTGGGTAGTGGACAAGGACCTGGTCAGCGATGTGTATTACCGGCCGTCAGCCGCCACCTCCGTGGCCTACAGCCTCTCCACCCTGCCCGACGACCACCAGACCCTCGCGGCGGCCATTGCCAACGGTTATGTAGACGCCGAAGCCAATGAGGTGAGCTCGCTGCCAGCCGAACAGCGAGCCCATATACTGGACGCCACCTACGATTATGTTCGCTATAAAAGCGAGGCCGACGGCTGGCCCCGGGAAATCGCGGCGCCACTCTCCCATGACCTTTTGCGAGAGCGCAGCCAGATCAACAACGTCGCGCCGCCGGAAGAACCGCCCAAGCCGATTGTGAGGGACGACCAGGGCCACGACACCTTCCGAATGAGCCTCGGGGCAGGCCAACTGGCACACAGGGAATTCACTCAATTGACCCTGCGCCCGGCCTACCACGACGTGCTCGACCCGCCTGACGGTTACCGAAGCGGTGCCCAGCTCCAGTTCTTGCGACTCGACGCACGCCTGTATACCGACAACAACGAGCTGCAACTGGAACAGCTCACCGGCGTGGAAATCCGCTCGTTGAGCCCGCGGAACGCCTTTTTCTCGCCACTGTCATGGCAGGTCGGGTTTGGTGGCCGCCGCACTGACACTGGCAACGACCGGGTTCTTACCCCCTATCTCGAAGGCGGTGCAGGCGGCAGCTGGAGCCTTGGGCATCAGACCCAGGCGTTTGCCATCGCTACCGCCGACCTGGAAATCGACGACGACCTGCGCCGCGGCTACGATGCTGCCCCGGGCGCTGACATCGGCCTGCTCCATCAGAACAACCAGTTCAGCCTGCTAGCCGGTGCCAATACCAAGGCCTGGATCGTCAGCAGCCAGCATCGCCAGGACAAGCTCTACGCGAAAGCCAACTGGCACATTGGCCGGGAATTCAGCCTGTTTGCCGAATTCACCCGGGAAGGCCACTACGACAGGTACCAGAGCACATGGCAAGCCGGACTACACGCCTACTTCTGATCGTCGCCAACGCCCGGATGCCTGGGCTCCTGGCTGCACTTCTTCTGCTTTCCGGCTGCAGCAGCGTCTTCTTCTACCCGGACCGGGTCACCTACATCACCCCGGACCGGTTAAACCTCGAGTACGAGGACATCTACCTGGACACCGCCGACGGTGAAACTCTCCACGGCTGGTGGCTCCCTGCAGAAACGCCTGAGAATGACGCCAGGGGCACCGTTTACTTCCTCCACGGCAACGCCCAGAACATCAGCAGCCATATCCTGAACGTGGCGTGGTTGCCCGAGAGAGGCTACAACGTCTTTACCATCGACTATCGGGGCTACGGCCAATCCACCGGCGACCCCGATATCGAAGGTGCCCTGCACGACGTGGAAACCGGCCTGCGCTGGCTGGTTGCACAACCGCAAGTCAGTGAACGGCCACTGTACATTCTGGGCCAGAGCCTCGGCGGGGGCCTGGGTATTGCTCTGGCCAGTGAGTGGACCCAGAGGGAGGAACAGCCCCGGCTGGACGGTGTCATCCTGGACGGTACCTTCTCCGGCTTTCGCAAGATCGCCCGGGAGAAATTGGGTGGATTCTGGCTTACCTGGCCACTCCAGATTCCGCTGAGCTGGACTATTCCTGACGACTATGAGGGTGTGGATCATATTCCCAGGATCAGCCCGGTTCCGGTTATGGTAATCCACAGCGTGCGGGACGGAATTATTCCGTTCCATCATGGCGAAGCACTGTATGAAGCTGCGGAGCAGCCCAGGGAGTTTTTGCAGACGGATACGCCACATGGGGCGACGTTTGTGATTCCCAGGTATCGAAAAGAGATGATTCGGTTTATGGAGGGCGGCAAATAAGATCCTGGCTTTGTCGGATTACGCCTTCGGCTAATCCGACCTACGGCGTTTACCTGTAATGCACGGGCGGGTGGTGGGTTTCCCTTTGCAAAAGTGTTGAGGGCCAAGGACGGCCCGAAACAAGCGCACATGGATGTGCTCGTAGCGTCTTTTGAAAAGGGAAACCCAACAGCCGCTTGCACCCAAGCCAAGAAGATAAAAAAACCCGCCAATCCAGAGGACAGGCGGGTTTTTCTTTGTCGGATTACGCCTTCGGCTAATCCGACCTACCGTTCAGGGAAAGTTCCCTTAGGCAGAGAAATCGGTCGGCTGATCGCCTTCCTTGATTTCCTTCATGGACAGCTTCACGCGACCACGGTTGTCCACATCCAGCACCTTCACCAGAACTTCCTGACCTTCGCTCAGCTCGTCAGTCACGTTCTCGATGCGGCGATCAGAGATCTGGGAAATGTGCACCAGACCATCCTTGCCAGGAAGGATGTTAACAAAGGCACCGAAGTCCACAATGCGCTCAACGCGGCCCTTATAGATAGCACCCACTTCGATCTCGGCCGTGATTTCCTTGACCCGGTTCACCGCCGCCTGGGCAGCTTCCTGGTTGTCGGCGTAGATCTTCACGTTGCCGTCATCATCCAGATCGATGGAAGCACCGGTCTCGTCACAGATCGCACGGATAGTAGAGCCGCCCTTACCGATAACGTCGCGGATCTTCTCCGGGTTGATCTTGATGGTGGTGATGCTCGGAGCGCGGGCAGACAGCTCGGCACGCGGGGTAGCGATAACCTTGTTCATCTCGCCAAGGATGTGCAGACGCGCTGCGTGAGCCTGCTCAAGCGCGATCTCCATGATCTCATCAGTGATGCCGTTGATCTTGATATCCATCTGCAGGGCAGTGACGCCCTCCTGGGTACCGGCAACCTTGAAGTCCATGTCACCCAGGTGATCCTCGTCACCCAGGATGTCGGTCAGAACCGCAAACTTGTCGCCTTCCTTGACCAGACCCATGGCGATACCGGCAACCGGTGCCTTGATAGGTACGCCCGCGTCCATCAGTGCCAGGCTGGAACCACAGACCGAGGCCATGGAGCTGGAACCGTTGGACTCGGTGATCTCGGAAACCGCACGGATGGCGTACGGGAATTCTTCCAGGGTCGGCATGACCGCCAGAACACCACGCTTGGCCAGACGACCGTGGCCCACTTCGCGGCGGCCCGGTGAGCCAACACGACCAGCTTCACCCACGGAGTACGGAGGGAAGTTGTAGTGGAACAGGAACGGATCCTTGCGTTCACCTTCCAGGGCATCGATGATCTGCACATCGCGGGACGTACCCAGTGTGGTGGTCACGATGGCCTGGGTCTCGCCACGGGTAAACAGGGCGGAGCCGTGAACGCTGGGCAGAACGCCCACTTCGATTTCGATCGGACGGACAGTCTTGTTGTCACGACCGTCGATCCGGGGCTTGCCATCGATAACCTGCTGGCGAACCACGCTCTTCTCGATCTTGCCGAAGTACTTTTTGACTTCGTCTTCGGAAGGCTGACCTTCCTCTTCACCGGCCAGTTTTTCAACTGCAGCGGCTTTCACCTCGCCCAGACGCTCATAGCGGGCCATCTTGTCACGGATACCGTAGGCTTCCTCAATGGCACCGGCGAACTCGGCCTTGATGGCATTCAGCAGTTCGGTGTTTTCCGGCTCCGGCTGCCAGTCCCAACGGGGCTTGCCAATCTCAGCAGCGAATTCCTTGATAGCGGCAACCGCTGTCTGCATTTCCTGGTGGCCATAGAGCACACCGCCCAGCATCTGGTCTTCGGTCAGGCCCTTGGCTTCGGACTCAACCATCAGCACCGCGTCTTCCGTACCGGCTACGACCATGTCCAGCAGGGAGGTTTCCAACTCTTCGAAGGTCGGGTTCAGGAAGTAACCGCGCTCGTTGGTGTAACCCACGCGGGATGCGCCGATGGGACCATCGAAGGGAATACCTGAAATGGCCAGGGCCGCAGACGCAGCCAGCATCGCGGCAATATCCGGATCCTGGTTCTTGCTGGAGGACATGACCGTGGTGATGACCTGGACTTCGTTCATGAAGCCGTTCGGGAACAGCGGACGAATCGGACGGTCGATCAGGCGGGAAGTCAGGGTTTCCTTCTCGGAAGGACGACCTTCGCGCTTGAAGAAACCACCCGGGATTTTGCCCACGGCGTAGGTCTTCTCGAAGTAGTTAACGGTCAGCGGGAAGAACGGCTGGCCTGGCTTGGCTTCTTTCGCGCCGACAACGGTACCGAGAACGGAAATGTCATCGACGGTTACCAGTACGGAACCGGTTGCCTGACGAGCAATACGGCCGGTTTCCAGAGTGACGGTCTTGCCGCCCAGCTCAAATGATTTCTTGAAAGGTTTCAGATCCACAAAAAACTCCTGGTCTATCTGGTCCAGATTGATTCGTTCCGGGCGCCCCTGCGCTCGAAACCATAGTCCTGCAGATGATGTGCTGTGGTCTGAAGAGCAACCCGTCTGAAAGCTAACAGGCTGTTGCAAAACCCCGGTCTGGGAGGCGGCAGTTCCAGAGGCCGCCGGGCCCGGGCTTTTCAACAACCTGCTATCAATTTC
This genomic stretch from Marinobacter salsuginis harbors:
- the pnp gene encoding polyribonucleotide nucleotidyltransferase, encoding MKPFKKSFELGGKTVTLETGRIARQATGSVLVTVDDISVLGTVVGAKEAKPGQPFFPLTVNYFEKTYAVGKIPGGFFKREGRPSEKETLTSRLIDRPIRPLFPNGFMNEVQVITTVMSSSKNQDPDIAAMLAASAALAISGIPFDGPIGASRVGYTNERGYFLNPTFEELETSLLDMVVAGTEDAVLMVESEAKGLTEDQMLGGVLYGHQEMQTAVAAIKEFAAEIGKPRWDWQPEPENTELLNAIKAEFAGAIEEAYGIRDKMARYERLGEVKAAAVEKLAGEEEGQPSEDEVKKYFGKIEKSVVRQQVIDGKPRIDGRDNKTVRPIEIEVGVLPSVHGSALFTRGETQAIVTTTLGTSRDVQIIDALEGERKDPFLFHYNFPPYSVGEAGRVGSPGRREVGHGRLAKRGVLAVMPTLEEFPYAIRAVSEITESNGSSSMASVCGSSLALMDAGVPIKAPVAGIAMGLVKEGDKFAVLTDILGDEDHLGDMDFKVAGTQEGVTALQMDIKINGITDEIMEIALEQAHAARLHILGEMNKVIATPRAELSARAPSITTIKINPEKIRDVIGKGGSTIRAICDETGASIDLDDDGNVKIYADNQEAAQAAVNRVKEITAEIEVGAIYKGRVERIVDFGAFVNILPGKDGLVHISQISDRRIENVTDELSEGQEVLVKVLDVDNRGRVKLSMKEIKEGDQPTDFSA
- a CDS encoding alpha/beta hydrolase codes for the protein MASRTTRLLLIVANARMPGLLAALLLLSGCSSVFFYPDRVTYITPDRLNLEYEDIYLDTADGETLHGWWLPAETPENDARGTVYFLHGNAQNISSHILNVAWLPERGYNVFTIDYRGYGQSTGDPDIEGALHDVETGLRWLVAQPQVSERPLYILGQSLGGGLGIALASEWTQREEQPRLDGVILDGTFSGFRKIAREKLGGFWLTWPLQIPLSWTIPDDYEGVDHIPRISPVPVMVIHSVRDGIIPFHHGEALYEAAEQPREFLQTDTPHGATFVIPRYRKEMIRFMEGGK
- a CDS encoding DUF4105 domain-containing protein gives rise to the protein MGNMLRIGPVLIWLAVSLPTQADTPADTSELHLDPAWLTLIHYQPDTFGDGYTSQADDPAFFLSEDGKHSPKSELQATLEAIQKPGEGDDHARCQFPARTTWLQQELNLALPEVSCPGYQEWSETLNTETVTLVFAASYLNSPSSMFGHTFLRLDPPQDDEETNLLLANTISYAADAAAHDSELLFAYKGIFGGYPGITTVQPYYEKIRLYSDIEHRDLWEYKLNLTQEEVDLMIAHAWEIRDRNFDYYFFDENCAYRLLALIDIARPGTDLLGEVSTHAIPSDTVRWVVDKDLVSDVYYRPSAATSVAYSLSTLPDDHQTLAAAIANGYVDAEANEVSSLPAEQRAHILDATYDYVRYKSEADGWPREIAAPLSHDLLRERSQINNVAPPEEPPKPIVRDDQGHDTFRMSLGAGQLAHREFTQLTLRPAYHDVLDPPDGYRSGAQLQFLRLDARLYTDNNELQLEQLTGVEIRSLSPRNAFFSPLSWQVGFGGRRTDTGNDRVLTPYLEGGAGGSWSLGHQTQAFAIATADLEIDDDLRRGYDAAPGADIGLLHQNNQFSLLAGANTKAWIVSSQHRQDKLYAKANWHIGREFSLFAEFTREGHYDRYQSTWQAGLHAYF
- a CDS encoding ABC transporter ATP-binding protein, translating into MLVLEDVHTHYGKIEALHGVSVEVKKGEIVSLIGANGAGKTTLLMTVCGNPQASSGRIFLEGREITREPTAQIMRSGIAIVPEGRRIFSGLTVEENLHMGGFFNTKTEIRKSIDHVYELFPRLQEREHQRAGTMSGGEQQMLAIGRALMSKPRMIILDEPSLGLAPLVIKQIFEIIGQLREEGITVFLVEQNAHQALNLADRGYVLETGKIRLHDTGKNLLENPDVQNAYLGG
- a CDS encoding DUF3015 domain-containing protein, with amino-acid sequence MKKLIAGAILLGASSMAFAQPGCGVGAMIWKGQSGIAPHVLAATTNGTFGNQTFGMTTGTLGCQTNQSVQSMAMYMDSNIDKVARDMSRGSGENLDTLAVLLGVDEADRDTFRKVLQDNFATIFPSSDTTSGEAVDAIVALLEKNESLSKYVAA